From the Thermodesulfovibrionales bacterium genome, the window GAAGTAAGCTACCGGGAAGGTCGAAACGTTGTCAATGACAATGACAGCGTGAGGGTTGCCCATCGATACGCAGGTGATCGAGAACCGGGAATCATCGATTACGAGGGGATAGTCTATGATGCCTTTCTCGTGCTCATGACCGGTCTCGTTAGGACTTAAGGCTACCGGGACCCTGCGGGGCTCGAGAATCGGCTCACCCATGTTGACTCTGATAAGGCTGTCGCGCCTCTCCGGTCTTATGATGCCCGCGAGTGTCTCTATCGAGATGGTCTTCTTGCGGGAGAGCCCGCGATCCCAGATAAACTTTGCGAAACACCTGATCCCGTTGCCGCACATCTCGACCTCGCTGCCGTCGGCATTGATGATACGCATCTTGAAATCAGCGGTCCGCGAGGGATAGAGGAGGAGGAGTTGATCGGCGCCGACCCCGAGTCTTCTGTGACAGAGCCTCGTCGCGAGGCCCGTGACATCCGGGGGATTGAATTCCCTGCAATCGATGAGGATAAAATCATTCCCCAGACCGTGCATTTTCGTAAAGGACAGTTTCATCGAACCTCAGATAAAGTCCGGGATACTCTCACCCCGTATGAGATCACGGTAGGTCTCTCTCTCCCGGACGAGCGAACACGCGCTGCCCTTCACCATAACCTCTGCCGCAAGCGGTCTGCTGTTATAGCGCGAACTCATCGAGAATCCGTAGGCGCCTGCCGACATCACGGCGATATACTCCCCCTGTCTCAGAGAGGGCAGTTCCCTGTCGCGGGCGAGAAAATCACCGGATTCACAGATTGGTCCCACGACATCGGCCGATATCGTCTTTCTCCTCGTCTTTGTCACGGGCTGTATGTGATGATAGGCGTTATACAGGGACGGCCTCATGAGGTCGTTCATCCCCGCATCCACGATCACAAAGGTCTTATCGGGCCTCTCCTTGAGATAGAGCACCCGGGAGACGAGGATACCCGCGTTGCCGACGATCGACCTTCCGGGCTCGAGGATGAGGGTGAGGTTCCTCCCCTTCAGCATCGGCAGGATATGTCTCGCGAGGTCGCGAGGCATCGGGGGTTCTTCGTTTCTGTAGGTAATGCCGAGCCCGCCGCCGATGTCGAGATATCGTATCGGAATCCCGTTGTCCTGTAACTCATCGACGAGGATGAGGGTCTTCTTCAGGGCATCTACGAAGGGAGAGATTTTCGTAATCTGAGAGCCGATATGCTTGTGGATACCGATAATTTCGATATTCCGGAGGGTATGGGCAAGCCTATAATACTCGAGCGCCTTTGTTATCGGGATTCCGAATTTGTGCTCTTTCAGCCCCGTCGAAATGTAGGGATGGGTCTGCGGGTCTATATCAGGGTTTACCCTGAGCGCGATTGGCGCCTTCATCTTCAGGGTTCCTGCTATCCTGTCTATTTCGGAGAGTTCGTTTCTCGACTCCACATTGAACATGAGTATCCCCGATTTCAGGGCGTAGCGGATCTCTTCCTCGGTCTTCCCGACACCGGCATACACGATCTTTTTGGAAGGTATCCCCGCCTTAAGCGCCCTGAATATCTCACCGCCGGAGACAGCGTCGGCTCCGCCGCCGTGCTCTGCGATGAGCCGCAATACCGCGGCATTCGAATTCGCCTTCAGCGCAAAACAGACGATATGGGGAAGATGGTCGAAGGCGTCGTGATATGCCTGAACATGTCTGCGAAGCGTTGTGTGGCTATAGATAAAGAGCGGCGTCCCGTACTCCTTGATGATCTCCGTGACGGGGACGTCTTCGGCGTATAGTTCACCGTGTTTGTATCTAAAGGAATGCATAAACAATTCTCCGCTCTCAAATATTCTGCTTTAACGGATTGAGTATTATATAACAAAAGGTTAAGGAGGGACAATAACAGGGCTCTTCTCGGACATGGACAGTGAAGACGGAAGGGGTACAGGCTGTAACGGCTATCTCATGCGCAGGAACACCGCAAAGAGCTTGAGGGGTCTCGTCAGAACTTCCGATCAGGAGAAGACGGGAGAAAGACTCGAGAGGAATGCGCGCGGCCTTTAGCCGTCAGTTTCCGGCTGAGGCTTTATAGCCGGTTCTTCGTTGAGGAGTCTCTTCGCGCCGATAAACCTCCTGAAATAGTAAGGCGTCTCGAGACTGTCTATGGTGACCTTTTTCCCCCGTGAGGACGCATGGATAAAGAGGTTGTTGC encodes:
- the dapF gene encoding diaminopimelate epimerase, which produces MKLSFTKMHGLGNDFILIDCREFNPPDVTGLATRLCHRRLGVGADQLLLLYPSRTADFKMRIINADGSEVEMCGNGIRCFAKFIWDRGLSRKKTISIETLAGIIRPERRDSLIRVNMGEPILEPRRVPVALSPNETGHEHEKGIIDYPLVIDDSRFSITCVSMGNPHAVIVIDNVSTFPVAYFGPMIENHHIFPNRTNVEFIEIINPSEIKMRVWERGAGETMACGTGASAAAVASHLKGLTGKDVTIHLIGGDLLVEWFSDNHVYMTGPAVEVFSGEFNLDS
- the lysA gene encoding diaminopimelate decarboxylase; this translates as MHSFRYKHGELYAEDVPVTEIIKEYGTPLFIYSHTTLRRHVQAYHDAFDHLPHIVCFALKANSNAAVLRLIAEHGGGADAVSGGEIFRALKAGIPSKKIVYAGVGKTEEEIRYALKSGILMFNVESRNELSEIDRIAGTLKMKAPIALRVNPDIDPQTHPYISTGLKEHKFGIPITKALEYYRLAHTLRNIEIIGIHKHIGSQITKISPFVDALKKTLILVDELQDNGIPIRYLDIGGGLGITYRNEEPPMPRDLARHILPMLKGRNLTLILEPGRSIVGNAGILVSRVLYLKERPDKTFVIVDAGMNDLMRPSLYNAYHHIQPVTKTRRKTISADVVGPICESGDFLARDRELPSLRQGEYIAVMSAGAYGFSMSSRYNSRPLAAEVMVKGSACSLVRERETYRDLIRGESIPDFI